The following proteins are co-located in the Pseudoalteromonas sp. N1230-9 genome:
- the recA gene encoding recombinase RecA — MNDNKQKALDAALSQIERQFGKGSIMKLGDNKALDIEAISTGSLGIDIALGIGGLPTGRIVEVYGPESSGKTTLTLQVIAQAQKQGKTCAFVDAEHALDPVYAQKLGVNIDELLVSQPDTGEQALEICDMLVRSSAVDVVIVDSVAALTPKAEIEGDMGDSHMGLQARLMSQALRKLTGNIKRSNTLCIFINQIRMKIGVMFGNPETTTGGNALKFYASVRLDIRRIGSVKEGDEVVGNETRVKIVKNKVAPPFKQAEFIIMYGEGISKHGELIDLGVKHKLVEKSGAWYSYNGNKVGQGKANSIKFLKDNPEIADEIEGKLREMLLLQATVQPEDGEDAGLIAEDEL; from the coding sequence ATGAACGATAACAAACAAAAAGCGTTGGACGCTGCTTTATCACAAATTGAACGTCAATTTGGTAAAGGTTCAATTATGAAATTGGGTGATAATAAAGCCCTTGATATTGAAGCTATCTCGACAGGTTCACTTGGTATTGATATTGCGTTAGGTATAGGTGGTTTACCGACAGGCCGTATCGTTGAAGTATATGGTCCTGAATCATCAGGTAAAACAACGCTTACTTTACAAGTTATCGCTCAAGCTCAAAAGCAAGGTAAAACATGTGCGTTCGTTGATGCTGAGCATGCACTTGATCCTGTATACGCACAAAAACTAGGTGTAAACATTGATGAGTTACTTGTTTCTCAACCAGATACGGGTGAACAAGCATTAGAAATTTGTGACATGTTAGTACGTTCAAGTGCTGTAGATGTAGTGATTGTTGACTCGGTTGCTGCACTGACACCAAAAGCTGAAATTGAAGGCGACATGGGTGATTCACACATGGGCTTACAAGCTCGCTTAATGTCGCAAGCACTTCGTAAGTTAACGGGTAATATTAAACGCTCAAATACACTGTGTATTTTCATCAACCAAATCCGTATGAAAATTGGTGTTATGTTTGGTAACCCAGAAACAACTACGGGTGGTAATGCACTTAAGTTTTACGCTTCAGTACGTTTAGATATTCGTCGCATCGGTTCAGTGAAAGAAGGTGACGAAGTTGTTGGTAATGAAACCCGCGTGAAAATCGTTAAGAATAAAGTTGCGCCGCCATTTAAACAGGCTGAATTCATCATTATGTACGGTGAAGGTATCTCTAAACATGGCGAGCTAATTGATTTAGGTGTTAAGCATAAACTTGTTGAAAAGTCAGGTGCTTGGTACAGCTATAATGGTAATAAAGTCGGCCAAGGTAAAGCTAACTCAATTAAGTTCTTAAAAGATAACCCTGAGATCGCAGATGAAATCGAAGGCAAACTACGCGAGATGCTATTACTGCAAGCCACTGTACAACCAGAAGATGGTGAAGATGCAGGCTTAATCGCAGAAGATGAGCTATAA
- a CDS encoding DcaP family trimeric outer membrane transporter, with protein sequence MTTTKVTALKTLTASAVLCALTGTAHAATIGNTDITYGGYVKLDAMWSDYSSGIPDGSSVGRDFYVPSTTPVGPDTDNDAVFDMHARQSRFNFGTATKLDNGKTINTKIEIDFLASAPGGNERVTNSYAPRIRQAYVTYDGWLFGQAWSNFQNVGALPETLDFVGPAEGTVFARQAQARYTTGSWSFSIENPESTITTQGGARVATDDAAMPDFTARYTHKADWGELVVTGLARQLTYKKNGIDADESSFGISASGKVNFGQNNLKFMLTQGSGLGRYVGLNVAHGAVLDGDDLDAIDSTSGFIAYQQHWNSQWRSTFLYSFFSADNNSDLFAISGDPTETSQSYSANILYSPVKKLTFGVEYKHAERELESGTDGDMDRLQFSAKYVF encoded by the coding sequence ATGACAACAACAAAAGTAACAGCCCTGAAGACATTAACTGCATCAGCAGTACTTTGTGCGCTGACAGGCACAGCACACGCAGCCACCATAGGTAATACTGATATCACCTATGGCGGTTATGTAAAACTCGATGCAATGTGGAGTGATTACTCATCAGGTATCCCTGATGGTTCAAGCGTTGGTCGCGATTTTTACGTGCCAAGTACGACTCCTGTTGGACCTGATACAGACAATGATGCTGTCTTTGATATGCATGCTCGCCAATCTCGCTTCAACTTTGGTACCGCAACCAAATTAGATAACGGAAAAACGATAAATACAAAAATTGAGATCGACTTTTTAGCATCTGCACCAGGTGGTAATGAGCGCGTTACTAATTCATATGCACCACGTATCCGACAAGCCTATGTCACGTATGACGGTTGGTTATTCGGTCAAGCATGGTCGAACTTCCAAAACGTAGGAGCTCTTCCAGAAACCCTTGATTTTGTTGGCCCAGCAGAAGGTACTGTGTTTGCTCGCCAAGCTCAGGCAAGATACACAACGGGTAGTTGGTCTTTTTCAATCGAAAACCCTGAAAGTACCATTACCACTCAAGGTGGTGCTCGCGTAGCAACCGATGATGCCGCAATGCCTGATTTTACAGCCCGTTATACTCACAAAGCGGACTGGGGTGAGTTAGTTGTGACAGGTCTTGCACGCCAATTAACCTATAAAAAGAATGGTATTGATGCCGATGAGTCTTCATTTGGTATTAGCGCGTCTGGTAAAGTAAACTTTGGTCAAAACAACCTTAAATTTATGCTTACACAGGGTTCAGGCTTAGGTCGCTACGTGGGGTTAAATGTTGCTCATGGTGCCGTGCTTGATGGTGATGATCTTGATGCCATTGATTCAACATCAGGCTTTATTGCCTATCAGCAACATTGGAATAGCCAATGGCGTTCAACTTTCCTTTATTCATTCTTCTCTGCTGACAATAATAGTGACTTATTTGCAATCTCTGGCGACCCTACAGAAACGAGTCAAAGCTATAGTGCAAACATCTTATACTCACCTGTTAAAAAGCTTACGTTTGGTGTTGAATATAAACATGCTGAGCGTGAACTAGAAAGTGGCACAGATGGCGATATGGATCGTTTGCAGTTCTCTGCAAAATACGTTTTTTAA
- the rpoS gene encoding RNA polymerase sigma factor RpoS, translating to MGHTAKLEKTTETIDDKFDDTVVEEESSDLLEEVDNEEDIFAKDEVAKNLDATQLYLGEIGFSPLLSAEEEVYFARKALKGCEASRKRMIESNLRLVVKIARRYNNRGLALLDLIEEGNLGLIRAVEKFDPERGFRFSTYATWWIRQTIERAIMNQTRTIRLPIHVVKELNVYLRTARELTQKLDHEPTAEEIAECLDKPVEDVTKMLRLNEKITSVDTPIGGENDKALLDIIADEKGSGPEGEVQNNDINKHIVDWLGELNPKQREVLARRFGLLGYEPSTLEDVGREIGLTRERVRQIQVEALRRLKDILQHEGLSTDSLFDQFT from the coding sequence ATGGGTCACACAGCAAAACTTGAGAAAACAACAGAAACGATTGACGATAAATTTGACGATACAGTAGTCGAAGAAGAATCTTCTGATTTACTAGAGGAAGTGGATAACGAAGAAGATATTTTTGCAAAGGATGAAGTCGCCAAGAATTTAGATGCAACGCAACTATATCTCGGTGAAATTGGTTTCTCTCCTCTGCTCAGTGCAGAAGAAGAAGTATACTTTGCTCGTAAGGCGTTGAAAGGCTGTGAAGCCTCTCGTAAACGAATGATCGAAAGTAACTTACGCTTAGTGGTGAAAATTGCTCGTCGCTATAACAATCGTGGCCTTGCATTACTTGATCTAATAGAAGAAGGTAATCTTGGTCTTATCCGAGCCGTTGAAAAATTTGACCCAGAACGTGGTTTCCGTTTTTCAACTTACGCAACCTGGTGGATTCGTCAAACTATTGAACGTGCCATCATGAATCAAACCCGTACTATTCGCTTACCAATTCATGTTGTTAAAGAGCTGAACGTTTATTTAAGAACCGCACGAGAATTAACGCAAAAGCTAGACCATGAACCAACAGCAGAAGAAATTGCAGAGTGTTTAGATAAACCTGTTGAAGACGTAACAAAAATGCTGCGTCTAAACGAAAAAATCACCTCAGTTGATACACCAATTGGTGGTGAGAACGATAAAGCCTTACTCGATATTATTGCTGACGAAAAAGGCTCTGGCCCTGAGGGCGAAGTACAAAATAATGATATCAACAAGCATATAGTTGATTGGCTTGGTGAATTAAACCCAAAACAACGTGAAGTATTAGCACGCCGCTTTGGTTTGCTTGGCTACGAACCATCAACGCTTGAAGATGTTGGTCGTGAAATTGGCTTAACACGTGAGCGTGTAAGACAAATTCAAGTGGAAGCATTACGTCGCTTAAAAGATATTTTGCAACACGAAGGTTTAAGCACTGATAGCCTGTTCGACCAATTCACTTAA
- a CDS encoding TonB-dependent siderophore receptor: protein MSSTKFLRLSQLSLVTSALLSGHAFAAQEKEQPIEKIAVYGQHHKNYITEEAQSATKLGLTIKETPQSISVVSRALMNDFSLDDLNSVLESTPGVTVEQIETDRTYFKARGFEITNFQVNGMGMPQDNGSIQGTLDTSIFDSVEIVRGANGLMTGAGNPSATVNMVLKRPTYQTQVNASVSYGSWDSKRLELDASTALNENHAVRAVFTKHKAESYLDRYEQDKTIYYLAYEGQLTDSTVVTANYVNQKKDADSPLWGALPLYYSDGSATNFDESTSTASDWSYWNNTTEQLFLSIEQAITNTWFLKASYAHLENEQDSELFYVYKTPDRETGLGLIGYASEYDHKDKHDILDIYATGKFNLFGMEHDLSFGVNQADMDNDDMSLYDNENGFPRMPELGGWDGTAPTPTFDDGLTGADITSRQRSAYISTRIRATDSLSFLAGVSHVNWETEGESYGKAKDKDSDQTVPYYGVVYDINERFSTYASYTETFVPQTERDINGDYLDPITGKSSEIGLKAQLLDDNLFVTFAYFDAKQEGLAIAVPGSQPDDTRYYGADGINSDGFEIEMSGRLSDTLSASFSYSNLNIDGDELVKDYTPENQVKLALTQKVPQIDGLTFGLNYQWQDDTQRVQPTQPSGVVPVTKQDAYGLLNLMATYDINDNVSVNFNINNVTNEKYLHSLFWEQGYYGAPRGYAMSLNWQL from the coding sequence ATGTCATCAACTAAATTTTTGCGCCTTTCACAATTGAGCTTAGTGACTTCAGCACTATTAAGTGGTCACGCTTTCGCTGCACAAGAAAAAGAACAACCTATTGAAAAAATAGCTGTTTATGGTCAGCACCATAAAAACTACATCACTGAAGAAGCGCAATCTGCAACAAAACTTGGGCTAACAATAAAAGAAACTCCCCAGTCTATCTCTGTTGTATCTCGTGCATTAATGAATGACTTTTCACTTGATGATCTGAACTCAGTTCTTGAAAGTACACCAGGTGTCACTGTTGAGCAAATTGAAACTGATCGTACCTACTTTAAAGCACGTGGTTTTGAGATAACAAACTTTCAGGTTAACGGCATGGGTATGCCACAAGACAACGGCTCTATCCAGGGAACTTTAGATACTTCAATTTTCGATAGCGTTGAAATTGTCCGCGGCGCCAATGGTTTAATGACAGGTGCAGGTAACCCGTCTGCAACTGTTAATATGGTTTTAAAACGCCCAACTTATCAAACACAAGTCAATGCATCTGTATCGTACGGCTCTTGGGATAGCAAACGCTTAGAGCTTGATGCATCAACTGCACTAAATGAAAATCACGCTGTGCGTGCTGTATTTACCAAACATAAAGCAGAGTCTTATCTTGACCGCTATGAGCAAGATAAAACAATTTACTACCTTGCTTACGAAGGCCAATTGACAGATAGCACGGTAGTAACAGCTAACTATGTTAACCAGAAAAAAGATGCAGATAGCCCATTATGGGGTGCACTCCCTCTTTATTATAGCGATGGCTCAGCAACTAACTTTGATGAATCAACCAGTACAGCATCTGACTGGTCTTACTGGAACAACACAACAGAGCAGTTGTTCTTATCAATTGAACAAGCAATTACGAATACTTGGTTCTTAAAAGCAAGCTATGCCCACTTAGAAAATGAGCAAGATTCAGAGCTTTTTTATGTCTATAAAACACCTGATAGAGAAACAGGTTTAGGCTTAATTGGTTACGCAAGCGAGTATGACCATAAAGATAAGCACGATATTTTAGATATCTATGCAACAGGTAAGTTTAATTTATTTGGCATGGAGCACGACCTATCGTTTGGTGTAAATCAAGCGGATATGGATAACGATGATATGTCTCTTTATGATAATGAAAATGGCTTCCCTCGCATGCCTGAACTAGGGGGTTGGGATGGCACAGCACCCACACCGACATTTGATGATGGTTTAACAGGTGCTGATATTACAAGCCGTCAGCGTTCTGCTTATATTTCTACACGAATTCGTGCCACAGACTCACTGAGTTTCTTAGCGGGTGTTAGCCATGTAAACTGGGAAACTGAGGGCGAGTCATATGGAAAAGCGAAAGATAAAGACAGTGATCAAACTGTACCTTATTACGGTGTAGTGTATGACATTAACGAACGTTTCTCTACATATGCAAGCTACACAGAAACTTTTGTACCACAAACAGAGCGTGATATTAACGGAGATTACCTAGATCCAATCACAGGTAAAAGCAGCGAAATCGGCTTGAAAGCACAATTACTTGATGACAACTTATTCGTCACCTTTGCGTATTTCGATGCTAAGCAAGAAGGCCTAGCTATCGCTGTTCCTGGTTCTCAACCAGATGACACACGCTACTATGGTGCAGATGGTATCAATAGTGACGGTTTTGAAATAGAAATGAGTGGCCGACTCAGCGACACGCTTAGTGCTAGCTTTAGCTATAGTAACTTAAATATCGATGGTGATGAATTAGTAAAAGATTACACACCAGAGAATCAAGTTAAACTTGCTTTAACCCAGAAAGTACCTCAAATAGATGGCCTAACCTTTGGTTTAAATTACCAATGGCAGGATGACACGCAACGTGTGCAACCGACACAACCTTCAGGTGTGGTGCCGGTTACAAAACAAGATGCCTATGGCTTACTAAACCTGATGGCAACCTATGACATTAATGATAATGTGAGTGTTAACTTTAATATCAACAACGTAACCAATGAGAAATACCTTCACAGCTTGTTCTGGGAGCAAGGTTACTACGGTGCACCACGCGGTTATGCTATGTCATTAAACTGGCAGCTATAA
- a CDS encoding CinA family protein has translation MELHQEIKTLAAKLGAILTDKRLWITTAESCTGGGVSYALTDTPGSSNYIDRAFVTYSNQAKHELLGVNEQTLNTYGAVSEQTVLEMAPGAAKAAKADIAIAVSGIAGPGGATLDKPVGLVWFCIHFAGKNYSSKQVFSGNRANVREQAIVYAIEKVIELIKSEN, from the coding sequence ATGGAATTACATCAAGAGATTAAAACACTTGCTGCGAAATTAGGAGCTATTTTAACGGATAAACGCTTATGGATCACTACCGCTGAATCATGTACGGGTGGGGGGGTGAGTTATGCGCTTACAGATACGCCTGGAAGTTCTAATTATATTGACCGTGCTTTTGTTACCTACAGCAATCAGGCAAAGCATGAACTACTTGGTGTTAACGAGCAAACATTAAACACCTACGGTGCCGTAAGTGAACAAACGGTCCTTGAAATGGCACCGGGAGCTGCAAAAGCAGCAAAAGCTGATATTGCGATTGCTGTTTCTGGCATTGCAGGCCCTGGAGGTGCAACACTGGATAAGCCCGTGGGATTAGTGTGGTTTTGTATTCATTTTGCAGGGAAAAACTATTCGAGCAAGCAGGTTTTTTCTGGGAATAGAGCAAATGTTAGAGAGCAAGCTATTGTTTATGCTATAGAAAAAGTAATTGAATTGATAAAATCAGAAAATTAG
- a CDS encoding peptidoglycan DD-metalloendopeptidase family protein encodes MRKHLTVYVALFLNILLFGCSSRNAPAPVSSLDNQINLTTRKVIITGSSYRVQKGDTLYSIAFSAQKDFRSLAKINRIPAPYTIYPGQRILLKKAAEKPKKTKKYTKWSKKSTVSKQKDNKKLKKELDQPKQREYVQKQANKKVSVRSSKSSTKVIWSWPAQGKVTRRFSTKENGYKGLQIANKKGASVLAAAHGTVVYAGNALRGYGNLIILKHNDDYLSAYAHNSKLLVKEKQEVKAGQKIAEIGSSDSSVTALRFEIRYRGKAVNPAKYLP; translated from the coding sequence GTGAGAAAGCATTTAACAGTCTATGTTGCTTTGTTTCTTAATATTTTGCTCTTTGGTTGCTCCTCTCGCAATGCGCCCGCGCCGGTCAGTAGTTTAGATAATCAAATTAATCTCACTACCCGTAAAGTGATTATCACGGGTTCAAGTTATCGAGTACAAAAAGGCGATACGTTGTACTCAATTGCGTTTAGCGCTCAGAAAGATTTCCGTTCTCTGGCAAAAATAAACCGTATTCCAGCACCTTATACAATTTACCCTGGACAACGCATTTTGCTCAAAAAAGCAGCGGAAAAACCAAAAAAGACGAAAAAATATACGAAATGGAGTAAAAAGTCTACTGTTTCGAAACAAAAAGATAACAAAAAATTAAAAAAAGAGCTTGATCAGCCAAAACAACGAGAGTATGTTCAAAAACAAGCCAACAAAAAAGTTAGTGTAAGAAGTAGTAAATCTAGTACGAAAGTAATATGGAGTTGGCCCGCTCAAGGTAAGGTCACTCGCCGTTTTTCTACTAAAGAAAATGGTTATAAAGGTTTACAAATCGCTAATAAAAAAGGGGCATCTGTTTTAGCTGCTGCACACGGAACGGTGGTTTATGCTGGCAACGCATTAAGGGGATACGGTAATTTAATTATTTTGAAACATAATGATGATTACCTAAGTGCTTACGCACACAACTCCAAGTTGCTCGTAAAGGAAAAACAGGAAGTAAAGGCGGGTCAGAAAATAGCAGAAATTGGCAGTTCCGACTCTTCAGTAACGGCTTTGAGATTTGAAATTCGTTATCGAGGAAAAGCAGTCAACCCTGCTAAATATCTACCTTAG
- the mutS gene encoding DNA mismatch repair protein MutS, giving the protein MSFDLYAPHTIKQQTPMMQQYLKIKAEHRDILLFYRMGDFYELFFDDAKRAAQLLDISQTHRGKAGGAPIPMAGVPYHAVENYLARLVQMGESVAICEQIGDPATSKGPVERKVVRIVTPGTISDEALLQERQDNLLTSVWQSNKGVYGIAYLDINSGRFNILEVNTDEAFSSTLQRLAPAELLYSETFANVHLIEHIKGARRRPEWEFDLDTAQHLLCDQFGTKDLVGFGVDKAHNALIAAGCLMQYVKDTQRIALPHIRAITLEQNEHAVILDAATRKNLELTVNLSGGYENTLAQVLDRTATAMGSRLLKRRIHTPVRSKTELNSRLNAISAIIDAQLCGELQESLKQIGDIERVIARLALCTARPRDLTRLRSALQALAPLHELLMDANNPRISQIIANSQQLPELQDLLERAVIETPPVLIRDGGVIAPGYNSELDEWRALSQGATDILEKLEERERERTGISTLKIGYNKVHGFFIEVSRANSHLVPADYIRRQTLKNNERYIIPELKEHEDKVLGSQSKALALEKQLYEQLFEFIAPHIEQLQTMAAVLADLDVLNNLAERAQALNYAKPTLCDNDNISIKQGRHPVVEQVMKDPFIANPVELNNDRKMLIITGPNMGGKSTYMRQTALIVLMAHIGSYVPADSAEIGNIDRIFTRIGASDDLASGRSTFMVEMTETATILNNATAQSLVLMDEIGRGTSTYDGLSLAYATADYLASKIAAKTLFATHYFELTELAEQQQGLVNVHLDAIEHNDTIAFMHTVLEGAASKSFGLQVAALAGVPKAVIQQAKQKLKMLENHQPVTAPVQQQQALAFDNEPSELELTLQQLDPDSLTPRQAHQLLYQLKDLL; this is encoded by the coding sequence ATGTCGTTTGATCTTTATGCACCGCACACTATAAAACAACAAACCCCTATGATGCAGCAGTATCTTAAAATAAAAGCAGAGCATCGAGATATTTTGTTGTTTTATCGAATGGGTGACTTTTATGAACTGTTTTTTGATGATGCCAAACGTGCCGCACAATTACTTGATATTTCTCAAACTCACCGCGGCAAAGCCGGTGGTGCTCCAATCCCAATGGCCGGTGTCCCTTATCACGCTGTAGAAAACTACCTAGCCCGCTTAGTGCAAATGGGCGAATCCGTTGCTATTTGTGAACAAATAGGCGACCCTGCGACAAGTAAAGGCCCTGTAGAGCGCAAAGTTGTGCGCATTGTTACGCCTGGCACAATTTCTGATGAAGCCTTACTGCAAGAACGTCAAGACAACTTATTAACGAGTGTGTGGCAAAGCAACAAGGGTGTTTACGGAATAGCTTACCTTGATATCAATTCAGGGCGCTTTAATATTCTTGAAGTCAATACTGATGAAGCATTTAGCTCAACATTACAACGTTTAGCGCCTGCTGAGCTGCTTTATAGTGAAACATTTGCAAATGTACACCTAATTGAGCATATAAAAGGCGCGCGTCGACGCCCTGAGTGGGAATTTGATTTAGATACTGCCCAACACTTATTGTGCGACCAATTTGGTACTAAGGATTTAGTAGGGTTTGGAGTCGATAAAGCTCATAACGCACTCATTGCTGCTGGGTGTTTAATGCAATATGTTAAGGATACTCAGCGCATTGCCCTGCCCCATATTCGTGCCATTACTCTTGAACAAAATGAGCACGCAGTGATCCTCGACGCTGCAACTCGTAAAAATTTAGAGCTCACGGTGAATCTTTCTGGCGGCTACGAAAACACCCTCGCGCAAGTGCTTGATAGAACAGCAACAGCAATGGGTTCTCGCTTACTAAAACGCCGTATTCACACTCCAGTGCGCAGCAAAACTGAGCTTAACTCTCGTCTCAATGCGATAAGTGCGATTATTGATGCACAACTATGCGGTGAGCTACAAGAGTCATTAAAGCAAATTGGTGATATTGAACGTGTTATTGCTCGCTTAGCACTTTGCACTGCAAGACCCCGTGATTTAACGCGCTTGCGCAGCGCTTTGCAAGCTTTGGCACCACTGCACGAACTACTAATGGATGCCAACAATCCACGTATTAGTCAGATCATCGCAAACTCGCAACAATTGCCTGAACTGCAGGATTTACTAGAACGTGCTGTTATAGAAACTCCGCCTGTACTTATTCGTGATGGTGGCGTTATTGCCCCAGGTTATAATAGTGAACTTGATGAATGGCGTGCACTGAGCCAAGGTGCGACTGATATTCTTGAAAAACTTGAAGAGCGTGAACGTGAACGCACAGGTATTAGTACGCTTAAAATTGGCTATAACAAAGTACATGGTTTTTTTATTGAAGTTAGCCGTGCCAATTCACATTTAGTGCCTGCGGATTATATTCGTCGCCAAACGCTTAAAAACAATGAACGTTACATCATTCCAGAGCTAAAGGAGCACGAAGATAAAGTACTGGGTAGCCAATCAAAAGCATTAGCCCTTGAAAAGCAACTTTACGAGCAGTTATTTGAATTTATTGCCCCGCATATCGAGCAGCTACAAACCATGGCTGCTGTGTTAGCTGATTTAGATGTATTAAATAACTTAGCAGAACGTGCACAAGCACTTAATTACGCTAAACCAACACTTTGCGATAACGACAATATTAGCATTAAGCAAGGCCGCCACCCTGTTGTTGAGCAGGTCATGAAAGACCCGTTTATTGCCAACCCAGTAGAGCTCAATAATGACCGTAAAATGCTAATCATTACTGGTCCAAATATGGGTGGTAAATCAACTTACATGCGCCAAACCGCGCTTATCGTACTAATGGCACATATAGGCTCTTACGTACCGGCAGATAGCGCCGAAATCGGTAACATTGACCGTATATTCACACGTATTGGCGCAAGTGATGATCTGGCATCTGGGCGCTCGACCTTTATGGTTGAGATGACAGAAACAGCCACAATTTTGAATAATGCTACCGCACAATCGTTGGTGCTGATGGATGAAATTGGTCGTGGTACGTCAACCTATGATGGCTTGTCACTCGCTTATGCTACTGCAGACTATTTAGCCTCAAAGATTGCAGCTAAAACCCTATTTGCAACTCATTACTTTGAATTAACAGAACTTGCTGAACAGCAACAAGGACTGGTTAATGTGCATTTAGATGCCATTGAGCACAACGACACCATTGCCTTTATGCACACAGTACTTGAAGGGGCTGCAAGTAAGAGCTTTGGCTTGCAAGTTGCTGCACTTGCCGGTGTGCCAAAAGCGGTGATTCAACAAGCAAAACAAAAGCTAAAAATGCTCGAAAATCATCAGCCGGTCACAGCTCCTGTGCAGCAACAGCAAGCACTGGCTTTTGATAATGAGCCATCAGAGCTTGAATTAACTTTACAGCAGCTTGATCCTGACAGCCTCACACCAAGGCAAGCACATCAGCTGTTATATCAGTTAAAAGATTTACTTTAA